One Littorina saxatilis isolate snail1 linkage group LG1, US_GU_Lsax_2.0, whole genome shotgun sequence genomic window carries:
- the LOC138949717 gene encoding uncharacterized protein, whose translation MATLTLLDVCNKKRMAAACLALVLVTLVTMTLRIHWSYTAQLEAQLLSHKTKANSSCGKQEMTVLSSCQRCPREELRAEEAYCMETGYKQWVKCADGRSLYNWCDITPAVEERQFWMFELMALVITGASYSVVFIRQRKNDQQLMDKIHRQIGLTT comes from the exons ATGGCTACCCTCACCCTGTTGGATGTGTGTAACAAGAAGCGCATGGCAGCCGCTTGCCTGGCGTTAGTTTT GGTCACTCTGGTCACCATGACATTAAGAATCCACTGGTCCTACACAGCTCAGCTGGAGGCACAACTACTGTCACACAAAA CCAAGGCCAACAGCTCCTGTGGGAAACAAGAAATGACGGTGTTGTCCAGCTGTCAGCGCTGTCCTCGTGAAGAGCTG AGGGCGGAAGAAGCGTACTGTATGGAGACCGGGTACAAGCAGTGGGTCAAGTGTGCTGACGGCCGCAGTCTTTACAACTG GTGTGACATCACCCCAGCGGTGGAGGAGCGTCAGTTCTGGATGTTTGAACTGATGGCGCTGGTGATCACTGGGGCGTCCTATTCCGTGGTGTTCATCCGCCAGAGAAAGAACGACCAACAGCTGATGGacaagatacacagacagattgGACTGACCACATGA
- the LOC138949706 gene encoding peroxisomal membrane protein 11B-like, with protein sequence MDGNLLGKIVKFNAQASGRDKLFRLVQYCSKFIGWYLQQASVAEDFVQKLQLISNALSTCRKFLRVGKSADFVHAALQSLHISDDVLRWTITVSKVNQAVYLVFDHIVLAGRLGIAKVDKDKWNRLSAQFWLVTLVLGMTRDVYDLINCIGRDLRDRDAKLSQQRKVSGETLDNNNLHRPRKAVPSKSRVVWRSVADNKPLVLDLVKNLSDLVLPLEALGHIQASPGVQGLFGVLSSVIGIVTTWEPLLRLVPA encoded by the exons ATGGACGGCAATTTGTTAGGAAAAATAGTCAAGTTCAATGCCCAAGCAAGCGGCCGAGACAAGTTGTTCAG attGGTTCAGTACTGCAGCAAGTTCATCGGATGGTACTTGCAACAAGCCAGCGTTGCAGAGGACTTTGTTCAGAAACTACAGCTAATAAGTAACGCTCTCAGCACCTGCAGAAAGT TTCTGCGTGTGGGAAAGAGCGCTGACTTTGTGCACGCGGCGCTGCAGAGTCTGCACATTTCCGACGACGTGCTGCGCTGGACCATCACGGTGTCAAAGGTCAACCAGGCAGTCTACCTGGTCTTCGACCACATCGTGCTGGCTGGCCGCCTCGGCATAGCAAAG GTTGACAAAGACAAATGGAATCGTCTGTCGGCTCAGTTCTGGTTGGTCACCCTGGTCCTGGGCATGACACGAGATGTGTATGACCTTATCAACTGTATCGGCCGTGACCTGCGCGACCGTGACGCCAAGCTGTCCCAGCAGCGCAAGGTGAGCGGAGAAACGCTGGACAACAACAACCTGCACAGACCCAGGAAAGCCGTTCCCTCCAAGAGCCGGGTGGTGTGGCGCAGTGTGGCCGACAACAAACCTCTTGTGCTGGACCTGGTCAAGAACCTGTCGGATCTGGTTCTCCCCCTGGAGGCGCTGGGTCACATCCAAGCCTCGCCTGGGGTGCAGGGACTCTTCGGGGTGCTCTCGTCTGTCATCGGCATCGTCACCACGTGGGAGCCCCTCCTGCGTCTGGTGCCTGCGTAA